One genomic segment of Methanothermococcus okinawensis IH1 includes these proteins:
- a CDS encoding adenosylcobinamide amidohydrolase — translation MIENIYSMDDWRALKIPHTVEIENESECTKTLVIEFNKNRRVLSTREGFKTVKYVGNNSIPVPFWDKVHDYKDYENQVLERIGINKKDIALLSTGANMDNLAIAKEEFDEFYAIAFTTAGAKYNAIRLGDEEADYIEKDFKTYKVVNGKLVEKEKEKEKIGTVNIILITNADLTDGAMARAIITITEAKTNAFQELNIKSTKHPELTATGTGTDNIIVVKGFGKKADYTGGHTKLGEIIAKCVKKSVIGALIKQDKLVI, via the coding sequence ATGATTGAAAACATTTATAGTATGGATGATTGGCGAGCTCTGAAAATACCCCATACAGTAGAAATTGAAAACGAGTCAGAATGCACAAAAACATTGGTAATTGAATTTAACAAAAATAGAAGAGTTTTATCTACAAGAGAGGGATTTAAAACTGTTAAATATGTTGGGAATAACTCAATACCAGTTCCATTTTGGGATAAAGTCCATGATTACAAGGATTATGAAAATCAGGTTTTGGAAAGGATAGGCATAAATAAAAAAGATATTGCCCTATTATCCACTGGTGCAAATATGGACAATTTAGCCATTGCAAAGGAGGAATTTGATGAATTTTACGCAATAGCATTTACAACAGCAGGGGCAAAATATAATGCCATAAGGTTGGGCGATGAAGAGGCCGATTATATTGAAAAGGACTTCAAGACATATAAAGTTGTTAATGGAAAATTGGTCGAAAAAGAAAAGGAAAAAGAAAAAATTGGGACTGTTAATATAATACTTATAACAAATGCGGATTTAACGGACGGAGCAATGGCAAGGGCAATTATTACAATCACCGAAGCAAAAACAAATGCATTTCAGGAATTAAATATAAAAAGCACGAAACATCCAGAACTAACCGCCACAGGAACAGGGACAGATAATATAATTGTTGTCAAAGGATTTGGAAAAAAGGCAGACTATACTGGTGGTCATACTAAGTTGGGGGAAATAATTGCAAAATGTGTTAAAAAAAGTGTAATAGGAGCTCTGATAAAACAGGACAAATTAGTTATATAA
- a CDS encoding ATP-dependent DNA ligase, with protein sequence MLFKEVCDIFNKIESTTKRLEKMDYFIELIKLTNKKGSAEDLKKICYITIGRVFAEYENKELGIGPSLLIEAVKTIGIDEKKLLNTIKETGDMGMAVEKLSSDIKQISLFQTPPTLDDIYDTLKKISEIEGANSQKKKIRHISSLLLKASPLERRYIVRLILEDMRIGMNVPTILGAFSVYFNIPKEKLEKIYAVVNDIGLIAEKLMLNVDIDNDEDLKLRIFRPIKPMLAQLIPSIDDAIIEMGAPQFETKYDGARVQIHKKNKDVKIYSRKLEDITNSIPEIVEEVKNMDVNNIIVEGECVAIDLKTGHPRPFQDILRRFRRKYDIDKMKEEINLRVYLFDILYYNKPLIDLPLKERREILENIVGTNDWEKDKIKIENEIKSKKKIDISYKLTTDNIKKALEFYKWSLSIGHEGVMIKNPNAPYTPGSRVKTMYKFKPTLESLDVVITKAKIGMGKRKDWYGSFEISVRDEEGNLYPIGHVGSGLSEEELGKLTEMINSIKINEIDGETIVEPKIVLEVTYEEIQESDKYECGYALRFPRVVRIRDDKSVDDINTIDDVKRIFAIQKGKSKKFMKGD encoded by the coding sequence ATGCTGTTTAAAGAAGTATGCGATATATTTAATAAAATAGAAAGCACAACAAAAAGATTGGAAAAGATGGACTATTTTATAGAATTAATAAAATTAACAAATAAAAAAGGTTCAGCAGAGGATTTAAAAAAAATATGTTATATTACCATAGGGCGAGTATTTGCAGAGTATGAAAATAAAGAGCTCGGTATAGGTCCAAGCCTTTTGATAGAAGCTGTGAAAACAATAGGCATAGATGAGAAAAAGTTATTGAATACCATAAAAGAAACTGGGGATATGGGAATGGCAGTTGAAAAACTGAGCTCCGATATAAAACAAATATCCCTATTTCAAACACCACCGACTCTTGACGATATATACGACACTCTAAAAAAAATATCGGAAATTGAAGGAGCAAACTCTCAGAAAAAAAAGATAAGACATATTTCAAGCCTACTTCTAAAAGCTTCGCCACTGGAAAGGAGGTATATTGTAAGGCTTATTTTAGAGGATATGAGAATAGGAATGAATGTTCCAACAATTTTAGGTGCATTTTCTGTGTATTTCAATATTCCAAAGGAAAAATTGGAGAAAATCTATGCAGTTGTAAATGATATTGGGCTTATTGCAGAAAAATTAATGTTAAATGTAGATATTGACAATGACGAGGATTTAAAGCTAAGAATATTTAGACCTATTAAACCCATGCTTGCACAACTTATACCTTCAATTGATGATGCCATAATTGAAATGGGAGCTCCGCAGTTTGAAACAAAATACGATGGTGCAAGGGTTCAAATCCATAAAAAAAATAAAGATGTTAAAATATACAGTAGAAAACTGGAAGATATTACAAATTCAATCCCTGAGATAGTGGAAGAAGTAAAAAATATGGATGTAAATAATATAATAGTAGAAGGAGAATGCGTAGCTATCGACTTAAAAACTGGACATCCAAGACCATTTCAGGACATATTACGAAGATTTAGAAGAAAATATGATATTGACAAAATGAAAGAGGAAATAAATTTAAGGGTTTATTTATTTGATATTTTATATTATAATAAGCCATTAATTGATTTACCACTAAAAGAAAGAAGAGAAATACTTGAAAATATAGTAGGAACAAATGATTGGGAAAAGGATAAAATAAAAATAGAAAATGAGATAAAATCAAAGAAGAAAATAGATATATCCTATAAACTAACAACAGATAACATAAAAAAAGCATTGGAATTTTATAAGTGGAGTTTAAGCATAGGTCATGAGGGGGTGATGATTAAAAATCCAAATGCACCATATACCCCAGGTAGCAGAGTAAAAACGATGTATAAATTTAAACCTACATTGGAAAGCCTTGATGTAGTGATTACAAAGGCAAAAATAGGTATGGGTAAGAGGAAGGATTGGTATGGTTCCTTTGAAATATCTGTTAGAGATGAAGAAGGAAATTTATATCCAATTGGTCATGTTGGAAGTGGGTTAAGTGAGGAGGAGCTCGGCAAATTAACGGAAATGATAAATTCAATTAAAATAAATGAAATAGATGGAGAAACAATTGTAGAACCAAAAATTGTTTTAGAGGTGACCTATGAAGAAATTCAAGAATCCGATAAATATGAATGTGGTTATGCCCTTAGATTTCCAAGGGTTGTTAGGATAAGAGATGATAAATCGGTTGATGATATAAATACCATTGATGATGTAAAAAGAATATTTGCAATTCAAAAAGGTAAATCTAAAAAATTTATGAAAGGAGATTAA
- the hisD gene encoding histidinol dehydrogenase — MIIKKITDLTDEEKTTLINRNKMNLENIYPIVREILDNVKNNGDSALKEYTKKFDKVDIDDFKVHKEEIEKAYNRIDYKIIEAIEKAHDNIKSFHEIQFKNLKEWEINKNGIKAGQIIRPIEKAGCYVPGGRAFYPSTVLMTVVPAKVAGVEKVVVVSPPNGTEGNPATLVASDIAKADEIYKIGGAQAIGALAYGTETIPKVDIIVGPGNIFVTAAKMMVYGNNVAIDFPAGPSEVLIICDEKANNDYVAIDFLAQAEHDPNSSCIITTTSKEKAEAIKNKIMELINKNIKRKEIINSSLKNSAILYGNLDECINLSNEYAPEHLEIITENPREVLKYIKNAGSIFLGSYSPVPVGDYASGTNHVLPTSRCAKMYSGLSVDTFIKKPTVQELTKEGLESISDIVITLAEAEGLYNHAESVKKRLI; from the coding sequence ATGATAATTAAGAAAATAACTGATTTAACAGATGAAGAGAAAACTACACTAATTAATAGAAATAAAATGAATCTTGAAAATATATATCCTATTGTAAGAGAAATATTGGATAATGTAAAAAATAACGGGGACAGTGCATTAAAAGAATATACAAAAAAATTCGATAAAGTTGATATTGATGATTTTAAAGTCCATAAGGAAGAAATTGAGAAGGCTTACAACAGGATAGATTATAAAATCATAGAGGCAATAGAAAAAGCTCACGATAATATAAAATCATTCCATGAAATACAGTTTAAAAACCTTAAAGAATGGGAAATAAATAAAAACGGCATAAAAGCCGGGCAAATAATAAGACCAATAGAAAAAGCAGGATGTTATGTTCCTGGGGGAAGAGCATTTTATCCATCAACAGTTTTAATGACTGTGGTTCCTGCAAAGGTTGCAGGTGTGGAAAAGGTTGTTGTGGTTTCACCGCCAAATGGAACAGAAGGTAATCCTGCAACGCTTGTGGCATCGGATATAGCAAAGGCTGATGAGATATATAAAATTGGAGGAGCTCAGGCAATAGGAGCTCTGGCTTATGGAACAGAAACTATACCAAAGGTAGATATTATTGTTGGACCGGGAAATATATTTGTAACTGCGGCTAAAATGATGGTTTATGGCAATAATGTGGCAATAGACTTTCCAGCAGGACCTTCTGAGGTATTGATAATATGCGATGAAAAAGCAAACAATGATTATGTGGCGATAGACTTTTTAGCACAGGCTGAGCATGACCCTAATTCTTCATGTATAATTACAACTACTTCAAAGGAAAAAGCAGAAGCTATTAAAAATAAAATTATGGAGTTAATAAATAAAAATATAAAACGAAAGGAAATAATAAATAGCTCATTAAAAAACTCTGCAATATTATACGGAAACCTTGATGAATGTATAAATCTATCAAATGAGTATGCACCAGAACATTTGGAAATAATTACTGAAAATCCAAGGGAAGTTTTAAAATATATAAAAAATGCTGGAAGTATATTTTTAGGGAGCTATTCACCAGTTCCTGTTGGAGATTATGCAAGTGGAACAAACCATGTTTTGCCAACAAGTAGATGTGCAAAGATGTATTCAGGTTTAAGCGTTGATACATTCATAAAAAAACCTACTGTGCAGGAGCTCACAAAAGAGGGGTTAGAGAGTATATCCGATATTGTAATCACACTTGCAGAAGCAGAAGGATTATATAATCATGCTGAATCTGTTAAAAAAAGGTTAATTTAA
- the cgi121 gene encoding KEOPS complex subunit Cgi121, giving the protein MIIVGVKDAKIRKDIFYLKHPFQILNADLIATKKHIIHAINQAKSKKPITNSFWMEILVRASAQRQISNAIKIIGVNPEKEKSNVCIVCEDKETLNKLINMIGGVVDDSVLELTQSKMENIIRAYNIKGLSYDYNNKDELIKRICEKISIIEVM; this is encoded by the coding sequence ATGATAATAGTTGGAGTAAAGGATGCAAAAATAAGAAAAGATATATTCTATTTAAAACATCCATTTCAAATATTAAATGCCGACTTAATAGCCACAAAAAAACATATAATTCATGCCATAAATCAGGCAAAATCAAAAAAACCAATTACAAACAGTTTTTGGATGGAAATACTTGTAAGGGCATCGGCACAACGGCAAATATCCAATGCCATAAAAATTATTGGAGTGAATCCTGAAAAGGAGAAATCAAATGTCTGTATAGTATGCGAAGATAAAGAAACACTAAATAAACTGATAAATATGATTGGTGGTGTAGTTGATGATTCAGTTTTAGAGCTCACCCAATCAAAAATGGAAAATATAATAAGGGCATATAATATCAAGGGATTAAGTTATGATTATAATAATAAAGACGAATTAATTAAAAGAATATGTGAAAAAATAAGTATTATCGAAGTGATGTAA
- the cobA gene encoding uroporphyrinogen-III C-methyltransferase — protein sequence MKVILVGAGPGDEELITLKGLNAIKNADVIVYDDLIGENLLKYAKDNAELIYVGKRKGKHSHKQEEINRILVEKAKENKTVVRLKGGDSFIFGRGGEEILELKKHNIPYEVIPGITSSIAVPEVADIPLTHRKVATSFTVVTGHEAEDKDKKQVKLSELNADTIVILMGITNLKHHVAELLKNSRRNEQTPVAIITNGTKSNQKIVKGTLKNIVKKAEENDIAPPGIIVIGDVVNILE from the coding sequence ATGAAGGTAATATTGGTGGGTGCTGGACCAGGAGATGAAGAATTAATTACATTAAAAGGATTAAATGCAATAAAAAATGCTGATGTAATAGTTTATGATGATTTAATTGGTGAAAATCTTCTTAAATATGCAAAAGATAATGCAGAATTGATATATGTAGGTAAGAGGAAAGGAAAGCACTCTCACAAACAGGAAGAAATTAATAGAATATTGGTTGAAAAGGCAAAAGAAAATAAAACCGTAGTTAGATTAAAAGGTGGAGATTCCTTTATATTTGGAAGAGGGGGTGAAGAAATACTTGAACTGAAAAAACACAACATACCTTATGAAGTAATCCCGGGTATTACCTCGTCAATAGCTGTTCCAGAGGTTGCAGATATTCCATTAACACATAGAAAAGTGGCTACATCATTTACAGTAGTTACAGGACATGAAGCAGAAGATAAGGATAAAAAACAGGTTAAATTAAGCGAATTAAACGCAGATACTATTGTAATACTTATGGGCATTACAAATTTAAAGCATCATGTTGCAGAGCTCCTAAAAAATAGTCGTAGAAATGAACAAACACCAGTCGCTATAATCACAAATGGGACTAAATCAAACCAGAAGATAGTAAAAGGCACGCTAAAAAATATAGTAAAAAAGGCAGAAGAAAACGATATTGCACCACCGGGCATTATAGTAATTGGAGATGTTGTAAATATCTTAGAATAA
- a CDS encoding FmdE family protein, whose amino-acid sequence MEEDLKKTIEFHGHFCAGLAMGYRVAKYVKNHYKRSEDEELVAIVYNKSCSIDAIQYLLGCTFGKGNLIFKDYGKYVYVFYSRDHQKGIRISFKDILYEEMNKMKEKLKDISDEDEKKKLSDELKNKSIEMILNLPEDELLHIEEVDIPEPKKAKIYPSLKCEECGEYFMEIKGRLINGKVVCKECFEKLSNE is encoded by the coding sequence GTGGAAGAGGATTTAAAAAAAACAATAGAGTTCCATGGACATTTTTGCGCAGGTTTAGCTATGGGTTATAGAGTGGCAAAATATGTTAAAAATCACTATAAAAGGTCAGAAGATGAGGAGCTCGTGGCAATAGTATATAATAAATCGTGCAGTATCGATGCAATTCAATATTTACTTGGATGCACATTTGGAAAAGGAAATTTAATATTTAAGGATTATGGAAAATATGTTTATGTCTTTTATTCAAGAGACCATCAAAAAGGCATTAGAATTTCATTTAAAGATATATTGTATGAAGAAATGAATAAAATGAAGGAGAAGTTAAAGGACATCTCTGATGAAGATGAAAAAAAGAAACTTAGCGATGAATTAAAAAATAAAAGTATAGAAATGATATTGAATTTACCTGAGGATGAGCTCCTGCATATTGAAGAGGTGGATATTCCAGAACCTAAGAAAGCTAAGATATATCCATCACTTAAATGTGAAGAATGTGGGGAATATTTTATGGAAATTAAAGGAAGATTAATAAACGGAAAAGTTGTATGTAAGGAATGTTTCGAAAAATTATCTAATGAATAA